A genome region from Solirubrobacter pauli includes the following:
- a CDS encoding HupE/UreJ family protein, translating into MVKHFSHRALTIALTLGAFLIFSSSAFAHGFTSVVYVDATQGARDHVRTELALEYDLLVVSAADVEHDDPLFEDGTAAFDGGDPKAQAAALDEHIDTVVAYVTGRFGVSADGTRCRPSRDGGVEIEQRDGVPYARLALDFACPAGAGAHELTSKLFPGSEQYVRSTHTIVTYEDLDVQSGTASLDAAHPSFSTEQSRLEQYWAFFRLGAEHLYTGIDHILFLLALIAGSRRLRDIIAVATTFTVAHSVTFILAALGVVSAPASVIEPVIALSISVVAGMTLYRLWRPDDGAEGLDWQRLALVFVFGLVHGLGFASALGLDRAFSWSLLSSLLVFNLGIESVQIAIILAVFPALLLLRRRVPLAGLSATGAIATGVCAMGLLWFVQRVAGV; encoded by the coding sequence ATGGTCAAACACTTCTCACATAGAGCTCTCACAATCGCGCTCACGCTGGGCGCGTTTCTCATTTTCTCATCATCTGCGTTCGCGCACGGGTTCACCTCCGTCGTGTACGTCGACGCCACGCAGGGAGCGCGCGACCACGTGCGCACCGAGCTGGCCCTCGAGTACGACCTGCTGGTCGTCTCCGCCGCCGACGTCGAGCACGACGACCCGCTCTTCGAGGACGGCACCGCCGCGTTCGACGGCGGCGACCCGAAGGCCCAGGCGGCCGCGCTCGACGAGCACATCGACACGGTCGTCGCGTACGTGACCGGCCGCTTCGGCGTCAGCGCCGACGGCACCCGCTGCCGGCCCAGCCGTGACGGCGGGGTGGAGATCGAGCAGCGCGACGGCGTGCCCTACGCGCGCCTGGCGCTGGACTTCGCGTGCCCGGCGGGCGCCGGGGCGCACGAGCTCACCAGCAAGCTGTTCCCCGGCAGCGAGCAGTACGTGCGCAGCACGCACACGATCGTCACCTACGAGGACCTCGACGTGCAGTCGGGCACCGCCAGCCTGGACGCCGCGCACCCCTCGTTCTCCACGGAGCAGAGCCGTCTGGAGCAGTACTGGGCGTTCTTCCGGCTCGGTGCCGAGCACCTCTACACGGGCATCGACCACATCCTGTTCCTGCTCGCGCTGATCGCCGGCTCGCGCCGGCTGCGCGACATCATCGCCGTCGCCACGACGTTCACGGTCGCGCACTCGGTGACGTTCATCCTCGCTGCGCTCGGCGTCGTCAGCGCGCCCGCGTCGGTGATCGAGCCGGTGATCGCGCTGTCGATCTCGGTCGTCGCCGGGATGACGCTCTACCGGCTCTGGCGCCCGGACGACGGCGCGGAAGGCCTGGACTGGCAGCGGCTGGCGCTGGTGTTCGTCTTCGGGCTGGTGCACGGCCTCGGGTTCGCGTCGGCGCTGGGTCTGGACCGCGCGTTCTCGTGGTCCCTGCTGTCCTCGCTGCTGGTGTTCAACCTCGGCATCGAGAGCGTGCAGATCGCGATCATCCTGGCCGTGTTCCCGGCGCTGCTGCTGTTGCGCCGACGGGTGCCGTTGGCGGGGCTGTCGGCCACCGGGGCGATCGCCACGGGTGTGTGCGCGATGGGTCTGCTGTGGTTCGTGCAACGTGTTGCCGGCGTGTGA